GACATTCCTGATGAGGAGCGGTGGGGCAGATGCAAGATCAGGGTGATTAAACTGACCAGTAAGTTAAACATCGATAGATCGTGAAAGAATCTCTACTTTTTAATATGATATACCACTtgtattattaaattaaattaaattaaattattaaattggtATTATTTTCCGACGTCTTATATATAGCAAGCATGTCTTTCTGCCGTAGACAAATTAAAGTTCAAAAAAGGTCTTAAATCTAACCTGAAACCTGAAATCAGAACAAATTGCACTATATTTTGCTCAACATTATTTGTTCAATACTTTTACGCCTTTTAGGCCTTAATATTATACATATATGAAAAAAAGTACGAGTGGTCCTATTGTCCTATGCTGTCTTGTATGTGATGATCTTTTTTCATACACAGAAGATTATATGAAAGCAAAGAATTGTGCGAGGAAGGCGGAGGAAACTTCAAATCTGGAAACAGACGATGAAGGCACGATGCAACGAAAAAAACGCCGTCCTGCCAAACTTGATTCAGGCAGTGATGCTGGCGCTGATGGTGAGGAAACTGATCATAGTGAAGACATTTAAAGCAAATCTAATAGTAACGAATCATAAATGTGTATATTTGGAAAGGGTCAGCTAGGGCTGTTTCTTTGAAAATTATGGCATGGGCCAGGCCGGGGCCCAGACTCTTATTATAACATATTTGTAACGTGAATGCTTCTTATAACATGTTTGCAATTTCCAGATCATTGAAGAAGGAAAAGCTAACCGCACGGTATATCCGAGTATCTGATATAATCACCATTGTAAATATgttcatgtttttttatatatagaTAGTGACCGAGCCAGATAC
Above is a window of Amphiura filiformis chromosome 20, Afil_fr2py, whole genome shotgun sequence DNA encoding:
- the LOC140142292 gene encoding uncharacterized protein codes for the protein MGEYAVVIFVDESTVDVISSSWIEGGGRHEEGEENYCYWPTHNPAYKARKHDIPDEERWGRCKIRVIKLTKDYMKAKNCARKAEETSNLETDDEGTMQRKKRRPAKLDSGSDAGADDSDRARYHQAKTTS